The Alistipes sp. ZOR0009 genome window below encodes:
- the smpB gene encoding SsrA-binding protein SmpB, whose product MDKPKVNIRNKRASHDYEFLETYTAGIVLTGTEIKSIRAGKASLVDAFCYFHRGELFIKGMHIAEYWWGTYNNHDPRRDRKLLLQRKELNKLQRKSQEKGLTIIAYRLYINERGLAKVEIALAKGKKEYDKRETLKLKDAKREIDRHMKV is encoded by the coding sequence ATGGATAAACCAAAAGTCAACATACGAAATAAGCGAGCCAGCCACGACTACGAATTTCTGGAAACCTACACCGCCGGTATAGTGCTTACAGGAACAGAAATTAAGTCGATTAGGGCAGGAAAGGCCAGCTTGGTAGATGCCTTCTGCTACTTCCACCGGGGCGAGCTATTTATTAAGGGGATGCACATCGCCGAATACTGGTGGGGCACCTACAACAACCACGACCCACGCCGCGACCGTAAGCTGCTGCTGCAACGCAAGGAGCTCAACAAGCTGCAGCGCAAATCGCAGGAGAAGGGCCTTACCATCATTGCCTACCGCCTATACATCAACGAGCGCGGGCTAGCCAAGGTCGAAATTGCCCTAGCCAAGGGTAAGAAGGAGTACGACAAGCGCGAAACGCTAAAGCTGAAGGATGCCAAGCGCGAGATAGACCGCCACATGAAGGTGTAA
- a CDS encoding Yip1 family protein, with protein sequence MNLKLLWRRTFNLLRNPKMEWEEIRDENIQRDALYKNYLIPYCTIYALSTFVGMLIWTSNDSFAKIIIQTLVDFSVPCGAAIALSYAIERLSVNFDSTKDLTLSTKLAIFALAPYFLFMIVGHLIEPLNGIMRLVSFYSLYVLWLGFKPVLGTVTEQRLGYTVLTVLIFVGIILVTHLIVQGLLAIIF encoded by the coding sequence ATGAACCTTAAATTACTTTGGAGAAGAACCTTTAATCTCCTTCGGAATCCGAAGATGGAGTGGGAAGAGATTCGCGATGAGAACATCCAACGGGATGCCCTCTACAAAAACTACCTCATCCCCTACTGCACCATTTACGCGCTATCGACCTTTGTTGGCATGCTTATATGGACCAGCAACGATAGCTTTGCGAAGATCATCATCCAAACGCTGGTAGATTTTTCGGTGCCCTGTGGTGCGGCCATCGCCCTATCGTACGCCATAGAGAGGCTGTCGGTAAACTTTGACTCCACCAAAGACCTCACCCTATCTACCAAGCTGGCCATTTTTGCGCTAGCGCCCTACTTCCTTTTTATGATTGTAGGACACCTGATAGAGCCCCTAAACGGCATCATGCGCCTGGTAAGCTTCTACTCGCTGTACGTGCTTTGGCTAGGCTTTAAGCCGGTGCTAGGAACCGTTACCGAGCAGCGCTTGGGCTACACCGTGCTAACCGTACTAATTTTTGTGGGGATTATTTTGGTTACCCACCTAATAGTACAGGGGCTGCTAGCCATCATCTTCTAG